The Verrucomicrobiaceae bacterium genome has a window encoding:
- a CDS encoding penicillin-binding protein 2 — protein sequence MSQPLPDHIQLRRDRPLCRRMMLLLSFLLIGFSILVWRIYHIQVKDAPRLAQLARDKYQRHIILPAHRGTIRDCNDEFLAFDESFAEFYTDLRQIHEIVPVRFQLAKLRGMKASDLKAQLSEKDTLIAYHQHLAKTLGSLLQQPEAELFAKITEKAKGEVILAKNVELDTADQWKILFKAEHVIGVHMRPTVERTFPAQQRLALFIGDTDRQTHRGRWGVEMLMDGMLTGTSGEQYIERDRNGNELPAYRGQVIEPRNGHDIHLTIDMQLQDTVEAICEREFRKHKAKRAMIVVTDPFSGSILAAAARVQESPGQNSSAWLNQITAGLYEPGSTFKIVTLAAALDRKKVSPGETIDCEAMSWHEPHLKVWINDDEHNGRQTVKGVFVHSSNIGTYKIFKRIGRDSLLDYMGRFGFGQRTGIGAGFGEEKGFVNQGKWSNPSYTRIPIGYEVSATPLQVALAYGAIANGGTLMQARIIDSITSPDGKTEIVPPQAVGQACTAATAAHLRNFAEAVVLEGTGKRAALPDIRVAGKTGTSRRFDEKKKKYIENHYVTSFAGFAPVEQPQVVCIVIIDDPVAADHHDIRGGKVAAPIFAEVVRESIHHLATRHQKRMNLAQEGGEP from the coding sequence TTGAGCCAGCCACTCCCAGATCACATCCAGCTCCGCCGCGACCGCCCTCTGTGCCGCCGCATGATGCTGCTGTTGTCCTTTTTGCTGATCGGCTTCTCCATCCTCGTGTGGCGCATTTATCACATCCAGGTCAAGGATGCACCGCGTCTAGCCCAGCTCGCACGGGACAAATATCAGCGCCACATCATCCTCCCTGCGCACCGTGGCACCATCCGCGATTGCAATGATGAGTTCCTCGCCTTCGACGAGTCGTTTGCTGAGTTTTACACCGATCTGCGGCAGATCCATGAGATCGTGCCCGTGCGCTTCCAGCTCGCGAAACTCCGCGGCATGAAGGCCAGCGACCTCAAAGCGCAGCTTTCTGAGAAAGACACGCTCATCGCCTATCACCAGCATCTCGCGAAAACCCTCGGTAGCCTTTTGCAGCAGCCGGAGGCCGAGCTTTTTGCCAAAATCACAGAGAAGGCCAAAGGCGAAGTCATTCTCGCCAAAAACGTCGAGCTCGACACCGCCGACCAGTGGAAGATCCTCTTCAAAGCGGAGCACGTCATCGGCGTCCACATGCGACCCACTGTCGAGCGCACCTTCCCCGCGCAGCAGCGGCTTGCACTCTTCATCGGGGACACAGACCGCCAGACACATCGTGGTCGCTGGGGCGTCGAAATGCTCATGGATGGCATGCTCACGGGCACCTCTGGTGAGCAGTACATCGAGCGTGATCGCAATGGCAATGAACTCCCAGCCTACCGCGGCCAAGTCATCGAGCCACGCAACGGCCACGACATCCATCTCACGATCGACATGCAGCTCCAGGACACCGTGGAGGCCATCTGCGAGCGAGAATTCCGCAAGCACAAAGCCAAGCGTGCCATGATCGTCGTCACAGATCCCTTCAGCGGCAGCATCCTCGCCGCTGCAGCTCGTGTGCAGGAATCACCAGGTCAAAACAGCAGCGCCTGGCTCAATCAAATCACCGCTGGGCTCTACGAGCCTGGCTCCACCTTCAAGATCGTCACACTCGCTGCCGCGCTCGATCGCAAAAAAGTCTCCCCCGGTGAAACCATCGACTGCGAGGCGATGAGCTGGCATGAGCCGCATCTCAAAGTCTGGATCAATGACGACGAGCACAATGGCCGCCAGACCGTCAAAGGCGTCTTCGTCCACTCCAGCAACATCGGCACCTACAAGATCTTCAAGCGCATCGGACGCGACTCCTTGCTCGACTACATGGGCCGCTTTGGCTTTGGTCAGCGCACCGGCATCGGCGCAGGCTTTGGCGAGGAAAAAGGTTTCGTGAATCAGGGCAAATGGAGCAATCCCAGCTACACACGCATCCCCATCGGTTACGAGGTCAGCGCCACGCCGCTACAAGTCGCTCTCGCCTATGGAGCCATCGCCAATGGTGGAACGCTCATGCAGGCACGCATCATCGACAGCATCACCAGTCCAGACGGTAAAACGGAGATCGTGCCGCCCCAGGCGGTCGGCCAAGCCTGCACCGCTGCCACTGCCGCACACCTGCGGAATTTTGCTGAAGCTGTCGTGCTCGAAGGTACGGGCAAACGCGCCGCTTTGCCAGACATCCGCGTCGCGGGCAAGACGGGCACCTCGCGCCGTTTCGACGAAAAGAAGAAAAAGTACATTGAGAATCACTACGTCACCTCCTTCGCCGGATTCGCCCCCGTGGAGCAGCCACAAGTCGTCTGCATCGTCATCATTGACGATCCTGTCGCCGCAGATCATCACGACATCCGTGGTGGCAAAGTCGCTGCTCCCATTTTCGCAGAAGTCGTCCGCGAATCCATTCACCACCTCGCTACCCGCCACCAAAAGCGCATGAACCTCGCGCAGGAAGGAGGCGAGCCCTAA
- the rsmH gene encoding 16S rRNA (cytosine(1402)-N(4))-methyltransferase RsmH yields the protein MPFYHLPVLMQEVLEALQPQKGKLIFDGTLGGGGHSEALLQHGARVVAMDQDEEAIKHASARLKPYGERFCALRGNFRHFPQIIEETGISGFDGMLIDIGVSSHQLDDAARGFSFMRDAPLDMRMDTDAEQTAADIVNTASDEELTRIFFDYGEEQNARRIARAIVKARSSRLITTTMQLAEIVSTASPKRGKRHPATLVFQALRIAVNDELAALRDFLAAAPKWLKPGGRLAVITFHSLEDRIVKQTLAHLAAPQLDRPEWPAPRPNPDHFLTLVTKKPIEASADETALNPRARSARLRVAERLPAAP from the coding sequence ATGCCCTTTTATCACCTGCCGGTGCTGATGCAGGAGGTGCTGGAGGCGCTACAGCCGCAGAAGGGCAAGCTCATCTTTGATGGCACGCTGGGTGGTGGTGGCCACAGCGAGGCGCTGCTCCAGCACGGTGCCCGTGTCGTCGCGATGGATCAGGACGAAGAGGCCATCAAGCATGCCAGCGCACGACTGAAGCCTTATGGTGAGCGCTTTTGTGCCCTGAGGGGAAATTTTCGCCATTTCCCGCAGATCATCGAGGAGACTGGCATTAGCGGATTCGATGGCATGCTCATCGACATCGGCGTCAGCAGTCATCAGCTCGATGATGCCGCTCGCGGCTTCTCCTTCATGCGGGATGCACCACTCGACATGCGCATGGACACAGATGCGGAGCAAACAGCGGCTGACATCGTGAATACCGCGTCGGATGAGGAACTTACGCGTATCTTTTTCGATTATGGCGAGGAGCAAAACGCACGCCGCATCGCACGAGCTATCGTGAAAGCACGCTCATCACGGCTCATCACCACGACCATGCAGCTCGCAGAAATTGTCAGCACGGCATCGCCAAAGCGTGGGAAGCGCCACCCGGCCACGCTCGTCTTCCAGGCCCTACGCATCGCTGTGAATGACGAGCTCGCCGCGCTGCGTGACTTCCTCGCAGCAGCACCGAAGTGGCTGAAACCCGGTGGTCGCCTCGCGGTGATCACGTTTCACTCTTTAGAGGACCGCATCGTGAAGCAAACGCTCGCGCACCTCGCCGCGCCGCAGCTCGATAGGCCCGAGTGGCCCGCTCCGAGGCCGAATCCCGACCATTTTCTCACCCTCGTCACCAAAAAGCCCATCGAGGCAAGTGCTGACGAGACTGCACTCAATCCCCGCGCTCGCAGCGCTCGTCTGCGTGTCGCCGAACGCCTCCCCGCCGCGCCATGA
- a CDS encoding c-type cytochrome — MHPPITVFGSVMRRLLYLLLTAPALAADLPLDQSSDIPASAKRPVVVTESGIRNPKSGIPRHDLPPGYTLELAAAPPLVTHPIMGCVDDRGRLFIGDATGVNWNKEQLEKNPPNRVLMLEDSNKDGYFDKSTIFADKMTFPQGACWLDGSLYVGSPPSIWKLTDTDNDGVADKREEIVTGFDYTGNAADIHGPFLHPNGRLYWCHGRKGHDVKQKDGTPVDNSKACGIWSCKPDGSDVSWHSLGCGDNPVEVDFTPEGDIIGVQNLYYTQPRGDTIIHWLYGGVYERADQLQAIAHLPRTLETMPVMYNFGHVAVSGCCFWRSYPTNREQRTENLLVTHFNTQRLVRMELTPDDSTYKAVENEFLKFHDSPDIHLTDVMEDADGSLLLLDTGGWFRIGCPSSLMAKSDLLGAVYRVKKQGAKVDDPYGLTLKLKITPPDPQRKITVFKYDQQQLLELLSDNREFVRQKAARLLVEDGLSFSPKLECIWDMWAFALVDKIAVGLYTTDHAARQAGLLATFIAGQVGHPDAMRPFLDPRLSEQPLPKSPDYIKALGWFPSYKLRVPTGENTSVSLSMLNMAAGSWEIGPTIWSDPVTKSGTGTSYYRRPAGMPQTLSAGELMQIAMTRKLPTEAKGLLLNTLSSFELDPATEHAAIYAAIVTKAFDLKDLENAEQDTTQRRMLAIIRGIATNDPSLNLPALHIAMSWLNYFGESSRAAIEFAKTNPEAAAKLEPILEKWLQKSSTYGSNWFERVSPILYAHLATEPAQRMNSKLLASENPELQTVALRVIANQSGGISHAGWLKPLEALLAKPTPLLLDAIKKLKTPHFDAKLQAIANDTKQPLSIRLKALDAAKSVKLEGETFTMVKNVLTDVASGAAAKIQAAEMIVHAPLPKMRVPEIAPLFATVGPVELKTLLPLLKRHKDADIARAFAREIAKNPAIASQQESLYRTALADLPTDIFETILLPAYNAAAAATEAKKRQLGPLAEKAASSGNAAKGAEHFKAGKGTCIACHKIGDAGRPIGPDLSKIGAIRTERDLLESILFPSNTLARDYEAHVIETSDGQQTLGVIKSHTAEGLLVVDVAGQEKNVPHQSITGDVTLTTSLMPMGLDQTMPENELLDLVAWLRSLK, encoded by the coding sequence ATGCATCCCCCCATCACCGTATTTGGCAGCGTCATGCGCCGCCTACTCTACCTCCTCCTCACCGCGCCAGCCCTGGCTGCGGACCTCCCACTGGATCAGAGCAGCGACATCCCAGCCAGCGCCAAGCGGCCCGTGGTGGTTACAGAATCAGGAATCAGGAATCCAAAATCAGGAATCCCCCGCCACGACCTCCCACCTGGTTACACCTTAGAGCTCGCCGCTGCACCACCGCTCGTCACACACCCCATCATGGGCTGTGTCGATGATCGGGGTCGTCTATTCATCGGTGATGCCACCGGCGTGAACTGGAACAAAGAACAACTCGAAAAAAATCCGCCCAACCGCGTCCTCATGCTCGAAGACAGCAACAAGGACGGATACTTCGACAAAAGCACCATCTTCGCCGACAAGATGACGTTCCCCCAAGGTGCCTGCTGGCTCGATGGCAGCCTCTACGTCGGCTCTCCGCCCTCCATCTGGAAACTCACCGACACCGATAACGACGGCGTCGCTGATAAACGCGAAGAGATCGTCACCGGCTTCGACTACACGGGCAATGCCGCCGACATCCACGGCCCCTTTTTGCACCCGAATGGCCGCCTCTACTGGTGCCACGGTCGCAAAGGCCATGATGTGAAACAGAAAGACGGCACCCCAGTCGATAACTCCAAAGCCTGCGGCATCTGGAGCTGCAAACCGGATGGCAGCGACGTCTCCTGGCACTCCCTCGGCTGCGGGGACAACCCCGTCGAAGTCGATTTCACCCCTGAGGGCGACATCATCGGCGTGCAAAACCTCTACTACACCCAGCCACGCGGTGACACCATCATCCACTGGCTCTACGGCGGCGTCTATGAGCGTGCCGATCAGCTCCAGGCCATCGCCCACCTGCCGCGCACACTGGAGACCATGCCGGTGATGTACAACTTCGGCCACGTCGCCGTCAGCGGCTGCTGCTTCTGGCGCAGCTACCCCACCAACCGAGAACAGCGAACCGAGAACCTTCTCGTAACTCACTTCAACACCCAGCGCCTCGTGCGCATGGAGCTCACCCCAGACGACAGCACCTACAAAGCCGTCGAAAACGAGTTCCTCAAATTCCACGACAGCCCCGACATCCACCTCACCGACGTCATGGAAGACGCCGATGGCTCCCTCCTCCTCCTCGACACCGGCGGCTGGTTCCGCATCGGCTGCCCGAGTAGCTTGATGGCGAAGAGTGATCTGCTGGGGGCTGTGTATCGCGTGAAAAAGCAGGGAGCTAAAGTCGATGACCCTTATGGATTGACACTCAAACTGAAAATAACTCCACCCGATCCTCAAAGGAAAATAACAGTATTCAAATACGACCAACAGCAGCTACTCGAACTACTCAGCGACAATCGTGAGTTCGTTCGTCAAAAGGCCGCACGTCTGCTTGTAGAGGATGGGTTATCATTTAGTCCAAAGCTGGAATGCATCTGGGACATGTGGGCCTTTGCTTTGGTCGACAAAATTGCGGTAGGCCTTTATACAACAGATCATGCAGCTCGGCAGGCGGGATTGTTGGCAACTTTCATTGCAGGACAGGTCGGACACCCGGATGCAATGCGGCCATTTCTAGACCCAAGATTGTCAGAGCAACCCCTTCCCAAAAGTCCTGACTACATTAAGGCTCTGGGATGGTTCCCTAGCTATAAGCTGCGTGTTCCAACTGGTGAAAATACTTCCGTTAGCCTCTCCATGTTGAATATGGCGGCAGGCAGTTGGGAGATCGGGCCAACGATCTGGAGTGATCCCGTTACAAAATCTGGCACTGGAACAAGTTATTACAGACGCCCGGCTGGTATGCCTCAAACTCTAAGCGCGGGCGAGCTCATGCAAATTGCGATGACCCGTAAGTTGCCCACCGAGGCAAAGGGTCTGCTTCTAAATACTCTATCAAGCTTTGAACTTGATCCTGCAACGGAGCACGCAGCCATTTACGCGGCCATCGTGACCAAGGCATTCGATTTGAAAGATTTGGAGAACGCCGAACAAGACACAACGCAACGACGAATGCTCGCAATCATTCGTGGCATTGCGACCAATGATCCGAGTCTGAACCTACCCGCATTACATATTGCCATGAGTTGGTTGAACTATTTCGGCGAATCAAGTCGGGCGGCTATTGAATTTGCCAAAACCAACCCGGAGGCTGCCGCGAAACTGGAGCCCATATTGGAAAAATGGCTTCAAAAATCCTCAACCTACGGCTCGAACTGGTTTGAGCGTGTTTCGCCTATCCTTTACGCTCATTTGGCAACAGAACCAGCCCAGCGAATGAATTCGAAGCTACTCGCCTCTGAAAATCCAGAGCTACAAACAGTAGCCCTTCGAGTCATCGCTAACCAATCGGGCGGCATAAGTCATGCAGGATGGCTCAAACCTCTCGAAGCCCTTCTCGCAAAACCCACCCCACTCCTTCTCGATGCGATCAAGAAGCTCAAGACGCCACACTTCGATGCAAAGCTGCAAGCCATTGCCAATGACACGAAGCAGCCGCTTTCCATCCGGCTCAAGGCGCTGGATGCGGCGAAGTCGGTGAAGCTAGAAGGCGAAACCTTTACGATGGTCAAAAATGTGCTCACGGACGTAGCATCGGGCGCTGCGGCGAAGATCCAGGCGGCGGAGATGATCGTGCATGCGCCGCTTCCGAAGATGCGTGTGCCGGAGATCGCGCCGCTTTTTGCCACCGTGGGGCCCGTGGAGCTCAAAACGCTCCTCCCGCTGCTGAAACGGCACAAGGACGCGGACATCGCCCGCGCGTTCGCACGCGAGATCGCGAAGAATCCGGCCATCGCCAGCCAGCAGGAGAGTCTATACCGCACCGCGCTCGCAGACCTGCCCACAGACATTTTTGAAACCATCCTCCTCCCGGCCTACAATGCCGCCGCAGCCGCAACGGAGGCCAAAAAGCGCCAACTCGGCCCCTTGGCCGAAAAAGCTGCCTCCAGTGGTAATGCGGCCAAAGGCGCAGAGCACTTCAAAGCTGGAAAAGGCACCTGCATCGCCTGTCACAAGATCGGCGACGCTGGGCGGCCCATCGGCCCGGACCTGAGCAAGATCGGAGCGATCCGCACCGAGCGCGATTTGCTCGAAAGCATCCTTTTCCCCTCCAATACCCTCGCCCGCGACTACGAGGCCCATGTCATCGAGACCAGCGACGGGCAGCAAACGCTCGGCGTGATCAAGAGCCACACAGCGGAGGGCCTGCTCGTCGTGGATGTGGCCGGTCAGGAGAAAAATGTGCCGCATCAGAGCATCACGGGTGATGTGACACTCACCACCAGCCTCATGCCGATGGGGCTGGATCAAACAATGCCAGAAAACGAGCTGCTCGACCTCGTCGCCTGGCTGCGGAGCCTGAAGTAG
- a CDS encoding dicarboxylate/amino acid:cation symporter produces the protein MKWLRSLYVQVLIGIVLGVLLGLFCPDLAVPLEPLGTAFVNAVKMLIAPIIFCTVVHGIAGMGDLKKLGSVGWKALLYFEVVTTLALIIGLIVAKVIEPGAGMHVDAAQMSVSAADSAKLEGYTQSAGKQTLVAHLMHIIPKTFVSAFAEGEILQVLFIAILAGIALARLGEQARPITELLHTIARMFFGIVSIVTKAAPIAAFGAMAFTIGKYGVSALGRLALLMGCVYLTCAVFIFVVLGLIARWNGFSLWKLLKHIREELLLTLGTSSSEAALPQLMTKMEHTGCSRGVVGIVLPAGYSFNLDGTSIYLTMAALFIAQATDTHLSLWQELGILGVLLLTSKGAAAVTGGGFITLAATLASTGTIPVAGLALILGIDRFMSEARAITNLIGNSLAMLVVAKWEGELDESKAGAVLRD, from the coding sequence ATGAAATGGCTCCGCTCACTCTACGTCCAGGTACTCATCGGCATCGTGCTGGGAGTGTTGCTGGGGCTCTTTTGTCCTGATTTGGCGGTGCCGCTGGAGCCACTGGGCACTGCCTTTGTGAATGCGGTGAAGATGCTCATCGCGCCGATCATTTTCTGCACGGTGGTGCATGGCATCGCTGGCATGGGCGATCTCAAAAAACTGGGCAGTGTCGGCTGGAAGGCGCTGCTGTACTTTGAGGTCGTGACGACCCTGGCGCTCATCATCGGCCTCATCGTGGCCAAGGTGATCGAGCCAGGTGCTGGCATGCATGTGGATGCGGCGCAGATGAGCGTCAGTGCGGCAGACTCCGCCAAACTGGAGGGTTACACTCAATCGGCGGGCAAGCAGACCCTCGTAGCGCACCTGATGCACATCATCCCGAAGACCTTTGTCAGCGCTTTCGCCGAAGGGGAGATTTTGCAGGTGCTCTTCATCGCGATCCTGGCCGGGATCGCCCTAGCACGGCTGGGAGAGCAGGCGCGGCCGATCACCGAACTGCTGCACACCATAGCGCGGATGTTTTTCGGCATCGTGAGCATCGTGACAAAAGCCGCTCCCATTGCCGCATTCGGTGCGATGGCCTTCACCATCGGGAAATATGGTGTGAGCGCTCTGGGGCGGCTCGCGCTGCTCATGGGCTGTGTTTACCTCACCTGTGCGGTGTTTATTTTTGTGGTGTTGGGCCTCATCGCACGCTGGAATGGCTTTTCGCTGTGGAAGCTGCTCAAGCACATCCGCGAGGAGCTTTTGCTGACTTTGGGCACCTCATCCTCTGAGGCCGCGCTGCCGCAGCTCATGACCAAAATGGAGCACACAGGCTGCTCACGCGGTGTGGTGGGCATCGTGCTGCCAGCGGGCTATTCCTTCAATCTGGATGGCACCAGCATCTACCTGACGATGGCTGCTTTATTCATCGCTCAGGCCACAGACACGCATTTGTCGCTCTGGCAGGAGCTGGGCATCCTGGGCGTGCTGTTATTGACCTCCAAAGGCGCTGCGGCAGTCACCGGCGGCGGATTCATCACGCTAGCAGCCACGCTCGCCTCCACGGGCACCATTCCCGTCGCGGGGCTCGCCTTGATCCTAGGCATCGACCGCTTCATGTCAGAAGCCCGCGCGATCACCAACCTCATCGGCAACAGCCTCGCGATGCTCGTCGTCGCGAAATGGGAGGGCGAACTGGATGAATCCAAGGCCGGAGCTGTTTTGCGGGATTAG
- a CDS encoding response regulator, with translation MSAAAPKKILIAEDVRAIAMQLRHALEKAGYVVDVASDGEQCLEKVASFHPDVLVLDLIMPKLNGLEAMRMLRAAPETENLPVIVTTAKDYSTELQHIRQSGPLDVLIKPFEPKVLLNRLESFFSTSASCSLEAARPARSTKPTDIYAPSLDSSRPHARFWGTRGSIPVSGGRYAQHGGNTTCFEYCTGKDRILFDAGSGLRDAGLSILKDGPRHIHLFITHTHWDHIQGFPFFTPIYVPGYEITVYGERGFGKNLESLLVGQLDRDYFPVQREDLAAKVNFVFLDDKPVEIGGAKISREYVQHPGATVGFKVEHDGWKVVFIPDNEFLQGYTGSPVGLERGSDIVVPHEPLLSFVEGVDLLVHEAQYLPADYPKKIGWGHSNLASACALTKLAGVKKWIAVHHDPDHDDSALHAKYNLTQQILSDVGYRIPFLHGYDGLVEYR, from the coding sequence ATGTCAGCCGCCGCCCCCAAAAAAATCCTCATCGCCGAAGATGTCCGCGCTATCGCCATGCAGCTCCGGCATGCGCTGGAAAAGGCGGGCTATGTGGTCGATGTCGCGAGCGATGGAGAGCAGTGCCTGGAGAAAGTGGCTTCCTTTCACCCAGACGTGCTGGTGCTGGACCTCATCATGCCGAAGCTCAATGGTCTCGAGGCGATGCGCATGCTGCGTGCGGCCCCTGAGACGGAAAATCTGCCCGTCATCGTCACTACGGCGAAGGATTACTCCACGGAACTCCAGCACATCCGCCAAAGCGGGCCGCTCGATGTGCTGATCAAGCCCTTCGAGCCGAAAGTGCTGCTGAATCGCCTGGAGAGCTTTTTCAGCACCTCCGCGAGTTGCTCACTGGAGGCGGCGCGGCCAGCTCGTAGCACAAAACCGACCGACATCTATGCACCCAGCTTGGACTCCAGCAGGCCCCATGCACGGTTCTGGGGCACGCGTGGCTCGATCCCGGTCTCTGGCGGTCGCTACGCACAACATGGCGGCAACACGACATGCTTTGAGTATTGCACGGGGAAGGATCGCATCCTTTTTGACGCCGGATCAGGCTTACGAGATGCGGGGCTCTCGATATTGAAGGATGGGCCGCGTCACATTCATCTTTTCATCACGCACACGCATTGGGATCACATCCAGGGCTTTCCCTTTTTCACGCCGATTTACGTCCCCGGTTATGAAATCACCGTTTATGGCGAGCGTGGCTTCGGCAAGAATCTGGAGTCGCTCCTCGTCGGTCAGCTCGATCGGGACTACTTCCCGGTCCAGCGTGAGGATCTCGCCGCGAAGGTGAACTTCGTCTTTCTCGATGACAAGCCGGTCGAGATCGGTGGGGCAAAGATTTCCCGTGAGTATGTGCAGCATCCTGGAGCCACGGTGGGCTTCAAAGTGGAGCACGACGGCTGGAAAGTGGTCTTTATCCCGGATAATGAATTCCTCCAGGGCTACACTGGATCACCCGTAGGTCTGGAGCGTGGCAGTGACATCGTCGTGCCACATGAGCCCCTACTCAGCTTTGTCGAGGGCGTCGATCTGCTCGTGCATGAGGCGCAGTATCTACCGGCTGATTACCCCAAAAAAATCGGCTGGGGGCACTCGAATCTGGCCAGCGCATGCGCATTGACCAAGCTGGCTGGCGTGAAGAAGTGGATCGCCGTCCATCATGATCCCGACCATGACGACAGCGCTCTGCATGCGAAGTACAACCTCACGCAGCAGATTTTGAGCGATGTCGGCTACCGCATCCCCTTCCTACACGGATACGACGGACTGGTGGAGTATCGGTGA
- a CDS encoding CPBP family intramembrane metalloprotease → MADSSDSSPPPPLPPPLPPQAAPVIPAGDERELRVRGGRMGLVLAWLVIVGTITFIIQSEPRWKKKEEAASGGASNIVLELIGRYTVGAHHVFSQTGMWTEAVEAQYLGNVAPQVKTPADELKVELLRAWLRSEWPRAERLDALASQNEALKADVEAIRLLQKKTALDDAAWHRLEERHGWLAQLAQALPHENTHETRVTIYQQATRTLMALGLGTMGVVVAMAVGLALCIVFIVKRNAARSRGAPPPIRFTRPCESPVAGGVLVEAFAIYLGGFVWLPALVLLVYPEMPQQWLYLVILGVVCIAVLWPRWRGVPTATWRQALGLHCGAGLWREMGAGLAVWLAALPFTALALLLSSWLAAYSGSTPVHPIVKEFAGSDASRLAALALAVLWAPVTEELTFRGLLFPGLAARWRLVAGVVVSSFLFAAVHPQGWAGVPPLMVLAAAFSLIRAWRGSLIGGITAHALNNGLITLMMLAAF, encoded by the coding sequence ATGGCAGACTCATCGGACTCATCTCCCCCGCCTCCTTTACCGCCACCTCTGCCGCCGCAGGCTGCGCCAGTCATCCCAGCAGGGGATGAGCGAGAGCTCCGTGTGCGCGGAGGTCGTATGGGGCTGGTTTTGGCCTGGCTGGTTATCGTGGGCACGATCACCTTCATCATCCAGTCCGAGCCACGTTGGAAAAAGAAAGAGGAAGCGGCGAGCGGTGGCGCATCGAATATCGTGCTGGAGCTGATCGGGCGCTACACCGTCGGGGCCCATCATGTTTTTAGCCAAACGGGCATGTGGACGGAGGCGGTCGAGGCCCAGTACCTCGGCAATGTAGCGCCCCAGGTGAAAACACCTGCGGATGAGCTGAAGGTGGAGCTACTGCGAGCCTGGCTGCGCTCGGAGTGGCCGCGTGCAGAGAGGCTGGATGCGCTAGCTTCTCAAAATGAGGCCCTGAAGGCCGATGTGGAGGCAATCCGGCTCCTCCAGAAAAAAACCGCTCTCGATGACGCGGCGTGGCATCGGCTGGAGGAGCGGCATGGCTGGCTAGCACAGCTCGCACAAGCCCTGCCACATGAAAACACCCATGAGACCCGTGTGACCATCTACCAGCAGGCGACACGCACGCTGATGGCGCTGGGGCTGGGCACGATGGGAGTGGTGGTGGCGATGGCGGTTGGTCTGGCGCTGTGCATCGTTTTCATCGTGAAGAGAAATGCCGCACGCAGTCGGGGGGCGCCGCCGCCGATCCGCTTCACTCGGCCATGCGAGTCGCCGGTGGCTGGTGGCGTGCTGGTGGAGGCCTTTGCGATTTATCTCGGCGGTTTTGTGTGGCTCCCAGCGCTCGTTTTGCTGGTCTACCCAGAGATGCCGCAGCAGTGGCTCTATCTGGTCATCCTAGGCGTGGTGTGCATCGCGGTGCTGTGGCCGCGCTGGCGTGGAGTGCCCACCGCGACGTGGCGGCAGGCTTTGGGCCTCCACTGCGGCGCGGGCTTGTGGAGGGAGATGGGTGCGGGTCTAGCCGTGTGGCTGGCTGCGCTGCCCTTTACGGCATTGGCATTGCTGCTCTCCTCATGGTTGGCTGCGTACAGTGGTAGCACGCCGGTCCACCCTATCGTGAAGGAATTTGCCGGTAGTGATGCCTCTCGGCTCGCCGCACTGGCCCTGGCGGTGCTGTGGGCTCCGGTGACAGAGGAGCTGACTTTTCGCGGGCTGCTATTCCCTGGGCTGGCGGCACGTTGGCGGCTGGTGGCGGGCGTCGTGGTGAGCTCATTCCTCTTTGCTGCGGTGCATCCGCAGGGCTGGGCTGGTGTGCCACCGCTGATGGTGCTGGCCGCTGCCTTCTCCCTCATTCGTGCGTGGCGTGGTAGCCTCATCGGGGGCATCACCGCGCATGCGCTGAATAATGGTCTCATCACGCTGATGATGCTGGCCGCCTTTTAA